The Oryzias melastigma strain HK-1 linkage group LG3, ASM292280v2, whole genome shotgun sequence genome contains a region encoding:
- the mthfsd gene encoding methenyltetrahydrofolate synthase domain-containing protein isoform X3, producing the protein MEPVIKINSGASKWDIRQKVWDYIEEKNLANFPRPVHNRIPNFKGAIQACNRLAELQQFKSSQTVKVNPDRPQQQARFVTLEAHKTLLVPTPRLRTGLFNRITPPQGASKEQLRVCSSSQGVRDFSVPVGLDAKVKVDLVVVGSVAVSEKGFRIGKGEGFADMEYAMMVSMGAVDENTVVVTVVHDSQVVDIPEELMGSHDLTVDFILTPTRVIETHCKLPKPQGIIWTKLDEEKLEKIPILKKLRALEEQAGKDVTMGATSPGLETDQPKQQPKRRPRQNTQQDAEGERRRERRAEPEQKARQQTARVRKESEGRREREGEAANVTKGKSTKIVKQEGDVPTESRSPPSVTTVYLGGIPAGLRVSELKTALRERKAAPLRLTWQGAQHRAFLDYTDPQAADQALEALQGLSLNGHNLQAEMAKSQRGGRRSGQPSKRQRPPIVSKSKIPPETKSGTKETE; encoded by the exons ATGGAGCctgtcataaaaataaactcag GGGCGTCGAAATGGGACATACGTCAGAAAGTGTGGGACTACATAGAAGAGAAGAACTTGGCCAACTTTCCAAGACCTGTCCACAACAGAATCCCAAACTTCAAG GGCGCAATTCAAGCATGCAATCGACTGGCAGAGCTGCAGCAATTCAAGTCCAGCCAGACAGTCAAAGTAAACCCAGACAGACCCCAGCAGCAGGCCCGCTTTGTTACTCTGGAA GCACACAAAACGTTATTGGTTCCAACTCCTCGTCTTCGCACCGGCCTCTTCAACAGGATCACCCCTCCACAGGGTGCCAGCAAAGAGCAGCTGCGTGTATGCTCCTCATCCCAG gGAGTGAGGGACTTCAGTGTGCCTGTTGGCCTGGATGCTAAGGTGAAGGTAGATTTGGTGGTGGTTGGTTCTGTTGCCGTCTCAGAGAAAG GCTTCCGGATCGGAAAGGGGGAAGGCTTTGCAGACATGGAGTATGCCATGATGGTTTCAATGGGAGCCGTGGATGAGAACACCGTGGTTGTGACTGTAGTCCACGACAGCCAG GTGGTTGATATTCCAGAGGAGCTCATGGGCAGTCATGATCTGACTGTTGACTTCATACTCACACCCACCAGAGTCATTGAAACTCACTGCAAGCTACCAAAACCACAGGGAATCATCTGGACCAAG ctggacgaggaaaaGCTGGAGAAGATCCCCATCCTGAAGAAGCTGCGTGCTCTGGAGGAACAGGCTGGGAAGGATGTCACCATGGGGGCGACCTCACCCGGTCTGGAGACTGATCAACCAAAACAGCAGCCCAAGCGGAGGCCGAGACAAAACACGCAGCAGGATGCTGAGGGGGAACGCAGACGGGAGAGAAGAGCAGAGCCAGAACAGAAGGCGAGACAACAAACGGCCAGAGTGAGGAAAGAAAGCGAAGGAAGACGGGAGAGGGAGGGAGAAGCTGCCAATGTAACAAAGGGAAAAAGCACTAAGATTGTAAAACAAGAGGGTGATGTCCCAACTGAGAGTAGATCTCCTCCCAGTGTAACTACAGTGTACCTGGGAGGAATCCCTGCTGGGCTCCGTGTGAGTGAGCTGAAAACTGCGCTCCGAGAGAGGAAAGCTGCTCCGCTCAGACTCACCTGGCAGGGAGCTCAGCACAGGGCCTTCCTGGATTACACTGACCCCCAGGCTGCCGACCAGGCTTTAGAAGCTCTGCAGGGTCTCAGTCTGAACGGCCACAATCTGCAGGCTGAGATGGCCAAGAGCCAGCGTGGAGGCAGGAGGTCTGGACAGCCCAGTAAGAGACAAAGACCACCCATTGTTTCAAAGTCTAAAATACCTCCAGAAACCAAGAGTGGCACTAAGGAAACGgagtaa
- the mthfsd gene encoding methenyltetrahydrofolate synthase domain-containing protein isoform X2, with the protein MEPVIKINSGASKWDIRQKVWDYIEEKNLANFPRPVHNRIPNFKGAFASCAKLTELAVFSQSAEVKVDPDKPLEGARLAVLQAHKTLLVPTPRLRTGLFNRITPPQGASKEQLRVCSSSQGVRDFSVPVGLDAKVKVDLVVVGSVAVSEKGFRIGKGEGFADMEYAMMVSMGAVDENTVVVTVVHDSQVVDIPEELMGSHDLTVDFILTPTRVIETHCKLPKPQGIIWTKLDEEKLEKIPILKKLRALEEQAGKDVTMGATSPGLETDQPKQQPKRRPRQNTQQDAEGERRRERRAEPEQKARQQTARVRKESEGRREREGEAANVTKGKSTKIVKQEGDVPTESRSPPSVTTVYLGGIPAGLRVSELKTALRERKAAPLRLTWQGAQHRAFLDYTDPQAADQALEALQGLSLNGHNLQAEMAKSQRGGRRSGQPSKRQRPPIVSKSKIPPETKSGTKETE; encoded by the exons ATGGAGCctgtcataaaaataaactcag GGGCGTCGAAATGGGACATACGTCAGAAAGTGTGGGACTACATAGAAGAGAAGAACTTGGCCAACTTTCCAAGACCTGTCCACAACAGAATCCCAAACTTCAAG GGTGCTTTTGCTAGCTGTGCCAAACTCACAGAGCTGGCAGTCTTCTCCCAGTCAGCTGAGGTGAAGGTGGATCCCGACAAACCTCTTGAGGGCGCACGGCTGGCAGTGCTGCAG GCACACAAAACGTTATTGGTTCCAACTCCTCGTCTTCGCACCGGCCTCTTCAACAGGATCACCCCTCCACAGGGTGCCAGCAAAGAGCAGCTGCGTGTATGCTCCTCATCCCAG gGAGTGAGGGACTTCAGTGTGCCTGTTGGCCTGGATGCTAAGGTGAAGGTAGATTTGGTGGTGGTTGGTTCTGTTGCCGTCTCAGAGAAAG GCTTCCGGATCGGAAAGGGGGAAGGCTTTGCAGACATGGAGTATGCCATGATGGTTTCAATGGGAGCCGTGGATGAGAACACCGTGGTTGTGACTGTAGTCCACGACAGCCAG GTGGTTGATATTCCAGAGGAGCTCATGGGCAGTCATGATCTGACTGTTGACTTCATACTCACACCCACCAGAGTCATTGAAACTCACTGCAAGCTACCAAAACCACAGGGAATCATCTGGACCAAG ctggacgaggaaaaGCTGGAGAAGATCCCCATCCTGAAGAAGCTGCGTGCTCTGGAGGAACAGGCTGGGAAGGATGTCACCATGGGGGCGACCTCACCCGGTCTGGAGACTGATCAACCAAAACAGCAGCCCAAGCGGAGGCCGAGACAAAACACGCAGCAGGATGCTGAGGGGGAACGCAGACGGGAGAGAAGAGCAGAGCCAGAACAGAAGGCGAGACAACAAACGGCCAGAGTGAGGAAAGAAAGCGAAGGAAGACGGGAGAGGGAGGGAGAAGCTGCCAATGTAACAAAGGGAAAAAGCACTAAGATTGTAAAACAAGAGGGTGATGTCCCAACTGAGAGTAGATCTCCTCCCAGTGTAACTACAGTGTACCTGGGAGGAATCCCTGCTGGGCTCCGTGTGAGTGAGCTGAAAACTGCGCTCCGAGAGAGGAAAGCTGCTCCGCTCAGACTCACCTGGCAGGGAGCTCAGCACAGGGCCTTCCTGGATTACACTGACCCCCAGGCTGCCGACCAGGCTTTAGAAGCTCTGCAGGGTCTCAGTCTGAACGGCCACAATCTGCAGGCTGAGATGGCCAAGAGCCAGCGTGGAGGCAGGAGGTCTGGACAGCCCAGTAAGAGACAAAGACCACCCATTGTTTCAAAGTCTAAAATACCTCCAGAAACCAAGAGTGGCACTAAGGAAACGgagtaa
- the mthfsd gene encoding methenyltetrahydrofolate synthase domain-containing protein isoform X1, with product MEPVIKINSGASKWDIRQKVWDYIEEKNLANFPRPVHNRIPNFKGAIQACNRLAELQQFKSSQTVKGAFASCAKLTELAVFSQSAEVKVDPDKPLEGARLAVLQAHKTLLVPTPRLRTGLFNRITPPQGASKEQLRVCSSSQGVRDFSVPVGLDAKVKVDLVVVGSVAVSEKGFRIGKGEGFADMEYAMMVSMGAVDENTVVVTVVHDSQVVDIPEELMGSHDLTVDFILTPTRVIETHCKLPKPQGIIWTKLDEEKLEKIPILKKLRALEEQAGKDVTMGATSPGLETDQPKQQPKRRPRQNTQQDAEGERRRERRAEPEQKARQQTARVRKESEGRREREGEAANVTKGKSTKIVKQEGDVPTESRSPPSVTTVYLGGIPAGLRVSELKTALRERKAAPLRLTWQGAQHRAFLDYTDPQAADQALEALQGLSLNGHNLQAEMAKSQRGGRRSGQPSKRQRPPIVSKSKIPPETKSGTKETE from the exons ATGGAGCctgtcataaaaataaactcag GGGCGTCGAAATGGGACATACGTCAGAAAGTGTGGGACTACATAGAAGAGAAGAACTTGGCCAACTTTCCAAGACCTGTCCACAACAGAATCCCAAACTTCAAG GGCGCAATTCAAGCATGCAATCGACTGGCAGAGCTGCAGCAATTCAAGTCCAGCCAGACAGTCAAA GGTGCTTTTGCTAGCTGTGCCAAACTCACAGAGCTGGCAGTCTTCTCCCAGTCAGCTGAGGTGAAGGTGGATCCCGACAAACCTCTTGAGGGCGCACGGCTGGCAGTGCTGCAG GCACACAAAACGTTATTGGTTCCAACTCCTCGTCTTCGCACCGGCCTCTTCAACAGGATCACCCCTCCACAGGGTGCCAGCAAAGAGCAGCTGCGTGTATGCTCCTCATCCCAG gGAGTGAGGGACTTCAGTGTGCCTGTTGGCCTGGATGCTAAGGTGAAGGTAGATTTGGTGGTGGTTGGTTCTGTTGCCGTCTCAGAGAAAG GCTTCCGGATCGGAAAGGGGGAAGGCTTTGCAGACATGGAGTATGCCATGATGGTTTCAATGGGAGCCGTGGATGAGAACACCGTGGTTGTGACTGTAGTCCACGACAGCCAG GTGGTTGATATTCCAGAGGAGCTCATGGGCAGTCATGATCTGACTGTTGACTTCATACTCACACCCACCAGAGTCATTGAAACTCACTGCAAGCTACCAAAACCACAGGGAATCATCTGGACCAAG ctggacgaggaaaaGCTGGAGAAGATCCCCATCCTGAAGAAGCTGCGTGCTCTGGAGGAACAGGCTGGGAAGGATGTCACCATGGGGGCGACCTCACCCGGTCTGGAGACTGATCAACCAAAACAGCAGCCCAAGCGGAGGCCGAGACAAAACACGCAGCAGGATGCTGAGGGGGAACGCAGACGGGAGAGAAGAGCAGAGCCAGAACAGAAGGCGAGACAACAAACGGCCAGAGTGAGGAAAGAAAGCGAAGGAAGACGGGAGAGGGAGGGAGAAGCTGCCAATGTAACAAAGGGAAAAAGCACTAAGATTGTAAAACAAGAGGGTGATGTCCCAACTGAGAGTAGATCTCCTCCCAGTGTAACTACAGTGTACCTGGGAGGAATCCCTGCTGGGCTCCGTGTGAGTGAGCTGAAAACTGCGCTCCGAGAGAGGAAAGCTGCTCCGCTCAGACTCACCTGGCAGGGAGCTCAGCACAGGGCCTTCCTGGATTACACTGACCCCCAGGCTGCCGACCAGGCTTTAGAAGCTCTGCAGGGTCTCAGTCTGAACGGCCACAATCTGCAGGCTGAGATGGCCAAGAGCCAGCGTGGAGGCAGGAGGTCTGGACAGCCCAGTAAGAGACAAAGACCACCCATTGTTTCAAAGTCTAAAATACCTCCAGAAACCAAGAGTGGCACTAAGGAAACGgagtaa
- the foxf1 gene encoding forkhead box protein F1: MTAEVQQPPAQTPAQSSPMSAPEKTHGQTVVMETASSTTKTKKTNAGIRRPEKPPYSYIALIVMAIQSSPTKRLTLSEIYQFLQSRFPFFRGSYQGWKNSVRHNLSLNECFIKLPKGLGRPGKGHYWTIDPASEFMFEEGSFRRRPRGFRRKCQALKPMYSMMNGLGFNHIPESYNFQGSGGGLSCAPNSLSLDSGIGMMNGHLAGNMDGMGLSGHSMSHLSTNSGHSYMGSCTGSTGSDYPHHDNSASPLLTSGGVMEPHPVYSSSASAWAPAPTGSLNNGASYIKQQPLSPCNPGANALQPSLPTHSLEQPYLHQNGHSTTDLQGIPRYHSQSPSMCDRKEFVFSFNAMTSSAMHSPSSGSYYHHQQVSYQDIKPCVM, encoded by the exons ATGACGGCAGAAGTCCAGCAGCCTCCCGCGCAGACTCCTGCCCAGAGCAGCCCGATGTCTGCTCCGGAGAAGACGCACGGACAGACGGTGGTGATGGAAACCGCCTCCTCCACCACCAAAACCAAAAAGACCAACGCGGGGATCCGGCGGCCAGAGAAGCCTCCGTATTCATACATCGCCTTAATAGTCATGGCGATCCAGAGCTCTCCGACCAAGCGGCTGACGCTCAGTGAAATCTACCAGTTCCTGCAGAGCCGCTTCCCGTTTTTCAGAGGCTCGTATCAGGGATGGAAGAACTCCGTGCGCCATAACTTGTCCCTGAACGAGTGCTTCATCAAGCTGCCCAAGGGCCTCGGCCGGCCAGGGAAGGGCCACTACTGGACTATCGACCCTGCCAGCGAGTTCATGTTCGAGGAGGGCTCCTTCAGAAGAAGACCGAGGGGGTTCCGGCGCAAGTGCCAGGCGCTGAAGCCCATGTACAGCATGATGAACGGGCTGGGATTCAACCACATCCCCGAGTCGTACAACTTCCAGGGGAGCGGCGGGGGCCTGTCCTGCGCGCCCAACAGTTTGTCTCTGGACAGCGGGATCGGGATGATGAACGGACACCTGGCGGGGAACATGGACGGGATGGGTCTGTCCGGTCACTCCATGTCGCACTTGTCGACCAACAGCGGACATTCCTACATGGGGAGCTGTACCGGATCCACCGGCAGTGACTATCCTCACCACGACAACTCCGCCTCCCCTCTGCTCACCAGCGGGGGAGTCATGGAGCCTCACCCGGTCTACTCCAGCTCGGCGTCGGCGTGGGCTCCGGCCCCCACGGGCTCGCTCAACAACGGGGCTTCCTACATTAAACAGCAGCCGCTGTCTCCCTGCAATCCCGGCGCGAACGCGCTGCAGCCCAGCCTGCCCACACATTCACTGGAGCAGCCCTACTTACACCAGAACGGCCACAGCACCACAGATCTACAAG GCATCCCTCGGTACCATTCCCAGTCTCCCAGCATGTGCGACCGAAAGGAGTTCGTGTTCTCGTTCAACGCCATGACGTCCTCGGCCATGCACTCGCCGAGCAGCGGCTCGTACTACCACCACCAACAGGTCTCCTACCAGGACATCAAGCCGTGCGTGATGTGA